From the genome of Nilaparvata lugens isolate BPH unplaced genomic scaffold, ASM1435652v1 scaffold5177, whole genome shotgun sequence:
tgtgTCTTGTGTTATTTCCTATTTATAATCTTTCttccaaactatttttattgctatttttagttttttttctttcttactaatttagtttcagtttgtgtaaacaattgattttcaatgaggcttgttttggcataaagctgtaagcctctatatgttgttgtaatttttctattcatgtaaataaataaataaataaataaataaataaataaataaataaataaataataaataaataaataaataaataaataaataaataaataaataaataataaataaataaataaataaataaataaataaataaataaataaataaataaataaataaataaataaataaataaataaataaataaataaataaataaataaataaataaataaataaataaataaataaataaataaataaataaataaataaataaataaataaataaataaataaataaataaataaataaataaataaataaataaataaataaataaataaataaataaataaataaataaataaataaataaataaataaataaataaataaataaataaataaataaataaataaataaataaataaataaataaataaataaataaataaataaataaataaataaataaataaataaataaataaataaataaataaataaataaataaataaataaataaataaataaataaataaataataaataaataaataaataataaataaataaataaataaataaataaataaataaataaataaataaataaataaataaataaataaataaataaataaataaataaataaataaataaataaataaataaataaataaataaataaataaataaataataaataaataaataaataaataaataaataaataaataaataaataaataaataaataaataaataaataaataaataaataaataaataaataaataaataaataaataaataaataaataaataaataaataaataaataataaataaataaataaataaataaataaataaataaataaataaataaataaataaataaataaataaataaataataaataaataaataaataaataaataaataaataaataaataaataaataaataaataataaataaataaataaataaataaataaataaataaataaataaataataaataaataaataaataaataaataaataaataaataaataaataaataaataaataaataaataaataataaataaataaataataaataaataaataaataaataaataaataaataaataaataaataaataaataaataaataaataaataaataaataaataaataaataaataaataaataataaataaataaataaataaataaataaataataaataaataaataaataaataaataaataaataaataaataaataaataaataataaataaataaataaataaataaataaataaataataaataaataaataaataaataaataaataaataaataaataaataaataaataaataaataaataaataaataaataaataaataaataaataaataaataaataaataaataaataaataaataaataaataaataaataaataaataaataaataaataaataaataaataaataaataaataaataaataaataaataaataaataaataaataaataaataaataaataaataaataaataaataaataaataaataaataaataaataaataaataaataaataaataaataaataaataaataaataaataaataaataataaataaataaataaataaataaataaataaataaataaataaataaataaataaataaataaataaataaataaataataaataaataaataaataaataaataaataaataaataaataaataaataaataaataaataaataaataaataaataaataaataaataaataaataaataaataaataatactactAGCTTTAAAAATAGCTACGATTGGAGGATGCCTGTTAACACATTTAATTTCGATAATGAATAGGAACGGAAATATGCTTGAAGGATAACTTTTTCCGAAACTTTTTTATTGCTCAATTCCATAGGAAGGCCGAGTGGGCGGAAGAGAGCTTTCAATACTACAGTGAGTTCAGTCTTACGTTTTTCCGCGCCAACATTCTTGTATATGAAAATAGAAGCCGCGATACTGTTTATTGGAATACCACTTCATGCTAATGAGGCTTTACTTCCGGAccgaataattatttttctctcgATCACGTGATTACCGACTCACAACGGCACGCTCTGGGATCCAGTCACTTTTCTTTGTGTCTCATTCGTTAGTTGTGATTGTGAACCAGAAGGAATAAGTGTGTTAGACCTACGGTAATATTGTGCTGCAAACATACTAGTTCagcaattaaaatttatcagctgttatcattatagattaaaCAGTATTAtgtgttatttgtaaatttttcaatgaatattgcttggctttggattgtaaaataaattcttccgaCAGAATAATAGTATTCAGATTCCAaataggaactgaattgttgatttttagatttactTGATTGGGAATTTAATTTACTGTTTGTAGGTTAGCCACTTGTCCGTTAGCCTCTTGTCCCAACGCCTTCCTTGAAGCTGGGTTTTTGTTTGTGTGTAAATGCCGTCGTCaaccacgacagggagagaatctcagattgggtaggtttcaatttgtctacataacctaaaagattatgttcaattatgttttaatggggcaggtttTGCTTATAcctacttttttatactttcaaatagcaatatgtgatattattagaaatgtttaattcttttttaataataaagacaaataatgaaaagttatttgattagCAAAGTTATTTGTTGACGACAAGCAtggttgacattcatattgtccaaatttcaagtgtgctaaaacaggtgataaattaacttttaattatttatgttcattattcaagaatcaaacatCACTAATAGTATCAACatatcttcttctttggctTTACAACCCAGTGCGGGTCACAGCCTCTCTCAACTTCTGCCTCCAAGCATCCCTGTCCAACGCTGCACTTCTCCATCTCCGCACACCTATCGCTGAGGCGTCATTATTCACCACATCCATCCATCTAGTTTTTGGACGTCCTCTCTTTCTCCGACCGTACAGTCTTCCTTTCATAACCATCTTTGGCGGGTATGCGTCGTCAGCTCTCATCAGGTGCCCTGCCCATCTTAGCCTGCGTACTCGCATCAAGGTTACCACATCTGCGTGCTGGTACAACCTGTACAACTCTTCATTGTGTCGCCGGCGCCAGGCTCCCGATTCCTGTACACCCCCAAAGATCCTCCTCAGGATTTTCCTCTCAAACACGCCAAGCATTTTTTCGTCTGCTAGTGTGGTCCCCATGTCTCGCTACCGTATAACAGAACAGGCAAAATGATAGTCCGGTAGAGCATCAGCTTGGTCTTTCTACTCAGAGTTTGGCTCTTCAAAATATTGGACATGGCAAAATAGCATCTATTTGCTAGCAATACTCTTCTCCTCACCTCTCTGCTTGTATCATTTTTGGCATTTATAGAAGATCCTAGATATATAAACTCTTCCACAATCTCAAAATGCTTTCCATTAATTTCAATGAGTGCTTCCTGTTCATACGTGCCTAATGCCCCCGAGCCACCAGCCACCATCACTTTGGATTTCTTCTCATTAATGACAAGACCTATTCTTTTTGCAGCCTACTTAAGCCTTCCATAAGCGTCCTTCATAGATGCTGTAGACCTGCTAACAATGTCTACATCGTCTGCATAAGCTAGAACATAtagccatttaaaagtataaactcgacctcccccattaaaacataattgaacataatcttctatgttatgtagacaaattaaaattacctaatctgagatcctcaccctgtcggggtcgacgacggcatttaagcccgccgcaaagtagacccacgctaatccacgaaaagcaaccaacgccgtgggatgttttgtaaaccattgctatagaattattcataagtgATCAGCtaacaagtggattattcattgcatgtattattatcattacacagatgtctggagaagcctagcaatagTTACAAataaacatcccacggcgtgggctGCTTTTCGTgaattagcgtgggtctactttgcggcgggccttacgcacaaacgaaacccCAGCTTTATAAATCATAACATTTTAcaaaagaataagaacaatttttataataagtaaatgaattattgaactatttattattgaaatttcatcattaaaaaTCGGAACCTGATTTTACATTCTATCTGAACAAGAATactgtttttaaaatgcataatgcatgattttgttacaAGCAAATTGAATTAGTTTGGATTTtgaaatgtaccgccataaaacCCCCACAAAATGGCCGCTCTATAAGGAACACGGGTGTCTTGGCCTGGTTTCTATAGACCTTggtaacattttaaaatttgaaaaaaaataatttttcaagatactaTATATTCAACTTATATAACAACTTAATAACTTGATAACCTAACTTAAAATAGTTGTCAGTATATGACATTTACTTTACGTAGGGAGGATTATGTTGGGAAGTGACGTTTTCTTCCCTGAGACAATtatcttttcctccacctactgtcaaaagtagtACTTATTTatcctgaaacatgatactaagtgtcactttttcgctctcggtactaaaaaacagaaaaattccctagggagtaaaagtgactccatttaataacatgggaagcatctctattttaaaaacgtacattggaataggtcagaaggtctaagctcagatgaggaagcatatagagtagtcattaaaccaacaaattcaatacctcaaccagacatttgatcgatatataaaatttatgtttgtatgctgatattattattacaaacttcatatcactatactaaaaaaaatgttatatttttttctttttattccatgttattcaaaatatcagccaacgaatattacttattaactaatcaaatttgaaacgggaacttcatcatagctgtagttttggctgtcattgttgttacaactttagccgacagatagtgctgtcggaggagaactgtgattacaagccagctgtttctgtttactttttagattatgttgtaacacattgtttggtcacatacgtttttaaaaattattttattagcagtttttatcaaattgtaggtggaggaaaaatgtgtgtgtatatcacgagtgaaaaatgttttttctccctcaggaaaattgttgccctcggcttcgcctcgggcttcaaacctttccctcagggagaaaaacagcacttttcactctagatatacaattAACTATTTATGTTGAGGAAGCTCTTCCACCCTCGGTCCATTGTATCCTTAGTGATCCACGCCACCTCAGTATGTATTGCCGCTTTCAAGTCATCTAAAATACGGGGTTTATGTCGATAAACTTGCTCTTTCAAATGTCTCCACAAATAAAAATCACTTTGTATGACTTGAAAGCGGTGATACCTACTGAGTTGTTGTTGATCACTGAAACGAGTGTGCAAGAGCTTCCTGGACAGAATAGAAAAATTGCTTCAGGGAAGAAGGACGTCACCTTCCTGACATAATTTTATCTTCGGAAAGTAAATGGCATCCACCATCTATTATACTCAAGTTGAATATATAGcatcttgaaaaattaatattgttatttcatttCTAAAATGTAAAAGTTTCACGTGGTCACCCTGTACttacaataaaaatgtaaaaatgtttttctaataaaattgattgattgaaaaaaaaatgtcaatCCTTATGTTTTGAAGAGAAATTGGTTTATTTTATGAACTGAATCATCTATCTGATAACTGAATCAATCATCTGAATTGATTTGTCTTATGAATTGATACTCTAATGTTTATCACATAGTTTTAGGGctggtttccaagctcgggattcagccaaGTTTGGGATTTTATTCGATTCAGGAGTTTTTCAATTGCTTTAGTTCACGGTGATTTTTCGTACACCATTGAGAGTATTATATGTTACAATGTTTTACAAATGCACAATTTAAGTTGAATAATTTAGAGGAACAATGTCGCAACTGCAGTGGATGACATTAACCATCACTATATTGGCTGAGATTTGAGTGCAACAATGACGCAAGTGTACTTTGTGTCATTGTTGCACCAATAATTTAGAGGAACAATGTCGCAAATGCAGTGGATGACAATAATGATTACTATATTGGCTGATAATTTGAATGCAACAATGACGCAAGTGTACTTTGTGTCATTGTTGCACTGATTTTTATTGACTCAAAGTTGTAGGCCTAACTGTACTTTGTGTCATTCTTCCACTCAAaacctcaataattattattaataatgtcATTGTTGACTTCAATAATAATCTATTGGAATAGATATTGGCATGTTGAATGGTGGCCTATAAGGACAAATTAGTCATTAACTTATTCAACTAAATTGAATTAGTGTTTTAATCATTACTTTACctgaatataaaatgaataatattttatctatggGCGTATCAAAAAATTCCTTTTTCAGTTTTACAATCGGAATTGAAACAACTATCATTTTGAAACGGAATTTCATAACAGTGTCAGAATGAGAATTTTTCAACACCAGATTCACTTTTCGATACAGTCCACATTTCATTCAATGTTCGATTTCAAACATGATGAGGCTCTCATTATACAACTTGCATCAACTACTAATTATAATAGCCTTATCATAAAagttattgtttttaaaatttcgTGAAAGCAGATGTATCAATAGGCCAATGATCCATTCTTTTTCAACTCTATCATTGCTGAGATTCAGAGAGATGGGATCAGAGAGCTGTATGGATTTATGGATCTTATAATTactgattattattttcataaatattttcttCTCTGTGCAGGAGCAATAATGGATGAAAGAGCGAAAAAGATAATGAGATTGGTGGAGATGATGGAGGAGAAGAGTGAAACTGGAAGCCGGATACCAGATAAAGAGAATTTACCAATGAATGAAGAGTATTTACCAGTGAATGAAGAGGATTTACCACGGAATGAAGAGTATTTACCAGTTAATGAAGAGTATTTACCAGTGAATTTATCCATGCAATACTGCATCTGAATCCAGTTCAAGCCAACCGCTGCCTGTGCCATACTCAAATTGAAGGCATCCTTTACTTAGAGACAATCTCTAGTGTCGAGTGTTCACCAGCAGCATATGTATGTATTTAGTTTTTAAGATCTGACAACTCGATTCAAGCACATTGCTATCTTCAGGTATTCAAAATGCCATCAGATAACGAAGTGAGCCCTCATATTAACAAATGGGTTAATATTGGTAGGGAAATTATAAGGCTTTATGAAAAGCACTCTGAAACTGTAATTGAAACTGATGAGCAGTATCACAATTTGATGTTTGATCTACAGTTTCATTTGATCTAAGTTTGTACAGtttattcaaagtttgaacttttattttttatactttattgattcatacaataagtacatcatcaaaatgatagggagagaaaaaataatgtaaccttgtgctattcctctcccaaattaacccataaggttacacatagtccgaaatagattaagtcttgtagttgttcacttcacaaaatttgtCAGTCCTTAATGGTTTCACATagtatatttttttagtttatataGTACAGTTTTATTTGATCCAAGTTTGTACAGTTATCAATTTGATTGGTGCTTTAATTTTGTTGTGATTTCGACGTCAGGTTTCGGAGGTCAGGTGGACTTTATCCGTGGCGCGTCGGAGGCACTGGACGGAAAGGGCAAGCCCATCATTGCAATGACATCAACCAATCCCAAGACAGGCGACAGCAAAATTGTTCCTTTCATCAAGGAAGGTGAGCTCCATGTTTAATTTAAGTTCTATTGATGCATTCATTTACAAAAATACATATTCTAGTCAATGATTAATCACGTTCACGGAGTGAAAAGTTACATcaaatgtattcatttatttcacttCCCATGACGATCTGCTAGTTGATGATtctttttttcaactatttcgacgacactacagtctaatgaGTTTTGATATGTTATTAAAACAAGTACTCGATTGTGAAGCACTTTCGGATTGTTGCATGTagagtgttgaaaatggatgtAAAAATTCGAAAGCGTTCCTCTCTTTAATGCTGTGACATGGGTATTATTtgattacttatttattgattaattttttccGTGTTTTAGATTCAAGATTTTTCAGGAGAAAAGACtctgatattagaataataatttccgTAGTTGGACTTTagtgagaaaatatataatttagtgagtaagtagtatttttgcagcgacaataagattctgctaacttATGTCTAAACGACTCTGAGAACCAGCACATTCAGGGATATTTGCTAGTTCTCACGGATGAGGCGGCTCCACGAGGCAAGGACACGGCGGGTGTTTGTTAGCCTGTAGATATTTTCACAGAGGAATACTGCAGACCTGGCAAGTACCCGCTTGCCGAATCTCGTGAGAACCGACTCTTCCACTAGTAGCAGTTAGGCCTTCTGGCACACTGACGTGGAGAGGGGGAAGTTTTCCGGACGGGAAACTTCCAGTCGTAAAACAACCGAGGTATCGAGCTGATCAAAATACATACCgtattgcaaaaagttaagttatTTTTCCGGCATTATGATATATGTGAGTGTCCTGTGGTTTGGGATTacggtgggagtgatagctgtgGGTAAGtgccaaaatttctagctccttataaaacattttcacccgGCCGAGACCGTAATTAGTAAAATTCTTGTTGTAGTAAAATTTCTagttagcagaatcttattggCAGGTAGttttgtaggaataattttgataaaatgtactgcatattCGTTCTTTAAATTCAAGTAATTGacataataaatgagaaattctttAGGTAATACAATGTTGTTATCTATCCAGTTCCCATGACTCCCTTGAAGTAGTAATAAGATATCTTCAACCCCCATCAAGGGCGGTTACAGTACTATTTtctataactattattcaaaatcatAAGACTATAGTGTCGTTTAAGAAATGTATACTTGGTAAAATCGGCGTGTTTGGATTAATTAACTCACATTTCACTTGAATGAAATGTAGGATCTATCAATAAGTTACCAACTCTTCAGAAAGTGTATTTGTCAATgctcataaatgtgaaatgaagcTGGATTGGCAcgcaacagtgacagtgaagaGTGAAGATATAATTCCAATAAGTTCTAATGAtattcatactcactcggcCCGGGTTAAGTGGGAATAGTCCAATTTGAACTTATGTGAATTATATCTTCACTCTTCACActtgctcatgagtcatgattgaccatggcccatatgaataaaaccagagcaaatgctcatgagcaagagcatggagcataaggttttgcttatgagcaaaaggtagaagcaaaagcatttgctcatttttatatgaataagctttaccttatactcttaccttatgctcctgaactctggagaaaatgctcacgtattttaaagatttttcatcagctggttcgcttttgtagccttactttgtttcctcacggaagcgctaaatatgcaagtaggggggcaccgcttgtgtttgcgtcgtctacTCTGTtctctatttatgaatagagttttaggttagttgagtttagaattttgaaataatagcgtgaaaaaatatcatctctataataatcgtcagcatattcttataatatcaatagccttcttataatcgtctacactctcatcttcttaaatgcctatttcctattttgtgatggctatctttatatcaggttaTTTATATCAGGTCATATCTTTTGTATTCATTCTTTTATAGGAATAATGATGATATATATcttggttgaatctaaaaagagttttatagttttcaactattgattgtgatcgtatctggtatagtttcctcttcctcatgcgaattagttgagccattctactatgagcaaaagctgctctagactagactcaacTTTTTCGAAGCATTtgtttcaaaagttgagcaaatgctctagtttattcatacaattttgagcaaaagcttttacttttgagcaaatgctcaaactatttttttgatgagcatgagcaaaaggttttgctcacgtttattcatagaaaatgaagcaaatgctccatattttagaagtataagcaaatgctcaactttattcatacgGCCCAATGTTTCGTCTGCTGCTTAATATATTTGTGAACAAAACTAGAACCTAATCTATTCAATtgtataatcaattaaaatggaaaaccaaCAAGTGATTGGAGCTGTTTTGAATGCGTTGTAAGATATTTtctaaatgttattgaatttatgtaatcatgcatttctctgctcccaaataaataataatggagtctattatttgtaaacaacctcgtattcagccatgtctgtttacgttcaACTACTCTGTTTACTTTCTTTTCCATCGGTTAGAAAAGTATGATGagctgatcagtgaacgaaccggatatgacgtatttttttttcttatgagttagaccaaagaccatgaagaggtataaacccacaatgcctatgccttcccaatgctagctcttacttgaaattaaagactaccattgaggtattttagcgcgagatattatataatatattttttctaatattaaagATTACAAAACTCTTCAAGAcctttagtatgtaataatctgccaggttgtcccctcaatggccgatttcaattccaagtacagtagtgctgcatgtgagtctatgcatcgtttAACGACCAAACAGTGCTTcattcagagccacgttcactcaccggtcttaccgatcagtggctttgaactcaaccaataaTTCTGTATGATGTGGTATTTCTCATCTGTACTCTGATCTGGTGACTGaatcttgaatattttgttgtatCTGAAAAATTGTTGTAAGTTTCTGTAATTAATGTAGTAGTTATAGCTTAGTTTTTTAGGAaatacacatttatttatttatcttgttGCGTATTGCTTCTGTAGTCTGATCTggtgaataaatattgaatctcGAATCTTTTgctgttttactttccttgacctatttccataggtaaggaaagtattgctttccgaaaaaaattaaggtaccccaattcccgaatttctatacgttcaaggtcccctggatccaaaaagtggtttttgggtattggtctgttgtgtgtgtgtgtgtgtggtgtgtggtggttgtgtgtgtggtgtggtgtgttgtgtgtgtgtggtgtgtgtgttgtgttgagtgtatgtgcgtctgtgtacacgatatctcatctcccaattaacggaatgacttgaaatttggaacttgaggtccttacactatgaggattcgacacgaacaatttcgatcaaatgcaattcaagatagcggctaaaatggcgaaaatgtcatCAAAAACATGGTTCTtcgagattttctcgaaaacggctccaacgattttgatcaaatttatacctaaaatagtaattgaaaaggtctatcaattgccacaagtcccatatctgtaaaaatttcaggagctccgccccatctatgcaaagtttgattttagattctcaattatcaggcttcagatacaatttatacaaaaaatttcgagtgaaaaagattgaccATTAAAATCTTTAcaataatgttcagtaacatttccacctaaaattgaaaataagctcgaaatttgagaaaatgtgattatccaattgcaaactatgggcaactgttgattctattaaatgattcactatgaagagatagctgacctcgtatgtctccagcgttattgtcctgtcaccagctggctcagatctttgtttataagtagacttgagatgcgcgacaacactagcgtcaggtgataaattttcgtaacggcaaggaaagttgtgtgagtgcgccacaccagattatttttatttttaataaacgttaatatttttgtttttatcttGAATCGTTGTTGTGTTTCAGGCGCAGGCGTGGTGACGTCACGCGCGCATGTTCACTACGTTGTGACCGAGCAGGGAATCGCGTCGCTGTTCGGAAAGAGCTTACGTCAGCGCGCCTATCACCTGATTGAGATTGCGCACCCCACACACCGCGAGGCGCTCGAGAAGGCCGCCTTCAAACGGCTCAAGTGCATGCCGGCGCCCTAAACTTGCCCAATGTGCACTGTTCAACTCAAGTGCATGCCGGCGCCCTGAACTTTCCCAATATGCACTATCTAACTTTCAACCCAAGTGCATGCTGGCGCCCTGAACTTTCCCAATGTGCACTATTTAACtttgaagttttgtatcaaattatggtgatgtgtatcaagttcagatggtactgtatcatgtgtggcgATACTGTATCAATATGCACTAAAAACACTTTGAAGTTTCCTATCAAattcatggtgttgtgtatcagttgagatgatactgtatcatgtttagtgatactgtatcatttatggtgataccatatgTGTACTATTTAACTTTGAagttttgtattcaaattgtggtgttgtgtatcaagttgagatgatactgtatcatattgtgttgataatgtatcatgttgtgatactgtatcattgtgCACTATTTAATAAGCGAATGTTtctaaaaacaatattcaataaacGAACTTTAGACTCGGGGTACAgtgtcatagagaaaagatagcataaaaagatattCAATAGTTTGTAGAATTCTTCAGTCTGGAAGTTTtctatcaagttgagatgatactgtatcatatttttatgatactgtatcgtatttttatgatactgtatcatgtgtagtgatactgtatcatttatggtgataccatgtGCACTATTTAACTTTGAAGttttgtattcaaatattatggtgttgtgtatcaagttgagatgatactgtatcatattgtgtttatACTATGTCatgttgtggtgatactgtatcattgtgCACTGTTTAATAAACGAACTGTAGACTCTGGGTACAAttacatagagaaaagatatgcATAGCATGAggagatatgccatggtatagggcgttaatgttttaaatttgtTGCCAGTATAATTCTGAATATCCCATGATGTCGGgcgttaattttttaaatttgctGACAATGTAATATTCTAAATATATCATTGTATAGGGCGTTGTTGATGTTTCAAATTTGTTGCCAGTATAATTCAGAAacgtttatttattaattaatgtatTTTTCATTGGCAGAATAAAGTTTCATTCTCGTTTTGATGTCAGAGGAATTCTGAAATGTTTTTTGTATTAATTGTTGTATTTTTCAAAGGCAGAATGTAGTTCTATTCtcatttcactgttaact
Proteins encoded in this window:
- the LOC111056992 gene encoding 4-hydroxybutyrate coenzyme A transferase; its protein translation is MDERAKKIMRLVEMMEEKSETGSRIPDKENLPMNEEYLPVNEEDLPRNEEYLPVNEDYQFDWCFNFVVISTSGFGGQVDFIRGASEALDGKGKPIIAMTSTNPKTGDSKIVPFIKEGAGVVTSRAHVHYVVTEQGIASLFGKSLRQRAYHLIEIAHPTHREALEKAAFKRLKCMPAP